The Campylobacter sp. genome contains the following window.
CCTAGGAGATAAAAACATAAGCTCGTATGATGTAACTTTTAAAAAAGATAGATACTGGGATAATGAAAAAAGGGTTATACATTCTATACAACCGAGTATAAATAGTGTACTGGATCTTGGTTGCAGAACGGGAGATTTTTTGATGCACTTTGATACGGGCATAGAAAAATACGGTATCGAACTATCAAAATCAAGCGCCGAAGTAGCAATAAAACGAGGACTAAACGTTTACGAGGAATTTATAGAAAATATAGACTTTAAAGATAAAAAATTTGACGCAGTGACTTGCTACGCCATTTTGGAACATTTAAAAGAGCCTGTGCCTATACTAGATAGATTAACGCAGCTAGTAGAAGAAAATGGAGTTTTAGTGATTATGGTTCCTTATCT
Protein-coding sequences here:
- a CDS encoding class I SAM-dependent methyltransferase, with protein sequence MLYDSLGDKNISSYDVTFKKDRYWDNEKRVIHSIQPSINSVLDLGCRTGDFLMHFDTGIEKYGIELSKSSAEVAIKRGLNVYEEFIENIDFKDKKFDAVTCYAILEHLKEPVPILDRLTQLVEENGVLVIMVPYLHSFKAQLLYKINFRWHMFSQPEHLNFYSKVFLDKFISEKGFVLRKTKYTSGGMFNPFKKIPIASKVFGKFMNFIDFYTPINQISIFDHMYLYYQKTKGTDA